In the Leptolyngbya iicbica LK genome, one interval contains:
- a CDS encoding RuBisCO accumulation factor 1: MASSEPVTNSPVDIDKLVTQLRHKEGSWVEWGKACQALQKAGLKPQEIFEQTGFEPPQQNQVMVGAQVYDSIVAAEASTMVQSHFAQRGSDILYELRILTQRDRARAAELALQQGLDADTIKDAAKALKEYAYLKEPPPGFSDSAGDAVAYTYWKLARQQSDLAARSRLIAQALRFASSDSARQQVESLLTDLTVVKSRPAPTLPTYRIETDAELPLIIPLVGQLPLSVKDLKAVPVIVPEDPFGAVKADGPAAWVPIPGWQVVLQAADPVAMLAKPAQLPNVQNPDNPETVLLVCDRAQRDWDADSYFITEQGGTVTVEWLPEPSDRPLLGRLLVVMRPKRILDENYTRELMQFDD; the protein is encoded by the coding sequence ATGGCCTCTTCTGAACCTGTGACCAACTCGCCTGTTGATATTGATAAATTGGTGACTCAACTCCGCCATAAAGAAGGTAGCTGGGTGGAGTGGGGCAAAGCCTGCCAGGCACTGCAAAAAGCGGGGCTCAAGCCGCAGGAGATTTTTGAACAGACGGGATTTGAGCCACCACAGCAAAACCAGGTCATGGTCGGCGCACAGGTCTATGACTCGATTGTGGCCGCCGAAGCCTCCACGATGGTGCAGTCGCATTTTGCGCAGCGGGGCAGCGACATCTTATATGAGTTGCGTATTCTGACCCAGCGCGATCGCGCCCGCGCCGCTGAACTGGCTTTGCAACAAGGCTTAGATGCCGACACGATTAAAGACGCGGCCAAAGCGCTCAAAGAGTACGCCTATTTGAAAGAGCCACCGCCTGGGTTTAGTGACAGTGCGGGTGATGCGGTGGCCTATACCTATTGGAAGCTAGCCCGCCAGCAGTCTGATTTGGCGGCGCGATCGCGCCTCATCGCCCAAGCCTTGCGCTTTGCCAGTAGCGACTCCGCTCGTCAACAGGTGGAATCGTTGCTGACTGACCTGACCGTCGTGAAGTCGAGACCCGCCCCGACCCTCCCGACTTACCGCATCGAAACCGATGCCGAACTGCCCCTCATCATTCCCCTGGTGGGTCAACTGCCCCTGAGCGTTAAAGACCTCAAGGCGGTGCCCGTCATCGTGCCCGAGGATCCCTTTGGGGCAGTGAAGGCCGATGGCCCAGCGGCGTGGGTGCCCATTCCCGGTTGGCAAGTGGTTTTGCAAGCGGCAGATCCCGTAGCGATGTTGGCCAAGCCCGCCCAGTTGCCCAATGTGCAAAATCCTGACAATCCTGAAACGGTATTGCTGGTGTGCGATCGCGCCCAACGCGACTGGGATGCCGACAGTTACTTTATCACCGAGCAAGGTGGCACGGTCACGGTGGAATGGCTGCCAGAACCCAGCGATCGCCCACTCCTCGGCAGACTGTTAGTGGTCATGCGCCCCAAACGTATTTTGGACGAAAACTATACCCGCGAACTGATGCAGTTTGACGACTAA
- a CDS encoding outer membrane protein, with protein sequence MKYSRLWLLQLAVLTGATALTPTAQASTATLVKQAVEQPVTASTLTEPETSRERSLGVNLAEALAAEPTSTTTTSAETVSDLSEPGLNAAPVPAATTLMDLEAVANAMTPVTAAESLTVVELVEPGTGNTWAPAQSASALSDQGTAIAQTIPATQTTTGWYVSLAPEIVFGYDVDIDGGNVAVPVIPAPGLPPIGITTVPLDTSLDTDTGFGVSGAVGYRFDNARVEFEVGYNNNNVDSITVNNIDASADGDIGNWKFLINGYYDFPTASRFSPYVGGGAGLAVLSANDVSATLPPFGEVSIDDSDSSFIFQFKAGAGYDITDELTAFLNYRLMGIPGQSFEALGTDLDADTLFIHSLQLGARYEF encoded by the coding sequence ATGAAATATTCTCGGTTGTGGTTGTTGCAGCTGGCTGTCCTGACTGGGGCAACCGCCCTAACGCCAACCGCGCAAGCTTCTACAGCAACGCTTGTAAAGCAAGCAGTAGAACAGCCTGTCACTGCATCAACGCTGACAGAACCTGAGACGAGTAGGGAGCGATCGCTCGGCGTCAATCTTGCCGAGGCGTTGGCAGCTGAGCCGACCTCAACCACTACAACCAGCGCTGAAACGGTCTCCGACCTGAGCGAGCCGGGCCTCAATGCAGCCCCGGTTCCAGCCGCAACAACTCTGATGGATCTAGAGGCTGTGGCCAATGCCATGACTCCGGTCACCGCAGCTGAGTCTTTGACCGTGGTTGAATTGGTCGAGCCGGGTACTGGCAACACCTGGGCACCGGCCCAGTCAGCCAGCGCCTTAAGTGACCAGGGAACCGCGATCGCCCAAACTATTCCCGCCACCCAAACCACGACCGGCTGGTATGTTTCGTTAGCCCCAGAAATCGTGTTTGGCTATGACGTTGACATCGACGGCGGCAATGTCGCGGTGCCTGTGATTCCCGCCCCCGGGTTGCCCCCCATTGGCATCACCACCGTACCGCTCGATACCTCACTCGATACAGATACTGGCTTTGGCGTTAGCGGGGCCGTTGGCTATCGTTTTGATAATGCGCGGGTCGAGTTTGAGGTGGGCTACAACAATAACAATGTCGATAGCATCACAGTCAACAATATCGATGCCTCAGCAGACGGCGATATTGGCAACTGGAAATTTTTGATCAACGGTTACTACGATTTTCCGACCGCTAGCCGCTTCAGTCCGTATGTAGGTGGCGGTGCAGGTCTTGCCGTTTTGTCGGCCAATGATGTGTCGGCGACATTGCCGCCGTTTGGTGAAGTCAGCATTGATGACTCCGACTCCAGCTTTATCTTCCAGTTTAAAGCTGGGGCAGGCTATGACATTACCGATGAGCTGACGGCATTTCTAAACTACCGACTAATGGGCATTCCGGGCCAAAGCTTTGAAGCACTGGGGACGGATTTAGATGCCGATACGTTGTTCATTCACTCACTGCAATTAGGGGCGCGCTACGAGTTTTAG
- a CDS encoding lysozyme, with protein sequence MGTWIKETAKAIYLMEGGYWISRLSKYPSKTNPDEQVLNISAVRSWFMRTDYPRAMTVSLTGPEPSPRPAPPKPPEPAPGSAASGKIPRAAIDIIKEFEGYAERLPDGRARAYADPIHGWAVPTIGYGTTKYPDGRKVKQGDIITREQAEEYLIDHIEKETRAPMERIPTWSQMNDNQRSAIYSFAYNLGSGFYRGSGFKSITAVCDSPQRWKDRAWITEQFSKYRNPGTSAEAGLLRRRKAEADLFLS encoded by the coding sequence ATGGGTACTTGGATTAAAGAGACCGCGAAAGCGATTTATCTGATGGAAGGCGGCTATTGGATTTCCAGGCTGTCCAAATATCCTTCTAAAACAAATCCTGACGAACAGGTGTTGAATATTTCGGCGGTACGCTCGTGGTTTATGCGCACTGATTACCCCCGGGCGATGACGGTCTCGCTGACGGGGCCGGAGCCATCGCCCCGACCAGCCCCGCCGAAACCGCCAGAACCCGCGCCTGGCAGTGCTGCAAGCGGCAAAATTCCCCGGGCCGCGATCGACATTATTAAAGAATTTGAAGGATATGCTGAGCGTTTGCCCGATGGTCGGGCACGGGCGTATGCCGACCCAATTCACGGTTGGGCCGTGCCGACCATTGGCTATGGCACCACTAAATATCCCGATGGTCGCAAGGTAAAGCAGGGCGACATCATCACCCGAGAGCAGGCCGAAGAATATCTGATTGACCATATTGAGAAAGAGACTCGCGCCCCGATGGAGCGCATTCCGACCTGGTCACAGATGAACGACAATCAGCGTAGTGCGATTTATAGCTTTGCTTACAATTTGGGATCTGGGTTTTATCGCGGCAGTGGCTTTAAGTCCATCACGGCGGTTTGCGACTCGCCCCAAAGGTGGAAAGATCGCGCCTGGATCACGGAGCAGTTCAGCAAGTATCGCAATCCGGGCACCTCGGCAGAAGCCGGATTGCTCAGACGGCGCAAGGCCGAGGCTGATCTGTTTCTCTCATAA
- a CDS encoding sigma 54-interacting transcriptional regulator → MVITTAHDRLIWLQERSALNVLSADTLGALSTQLELRALPPHQPVVMADTPPEGLFILIDGRLEHKPGVRSPMSFLPGSVLNLRSLLLGEPVESTILTLSHCQFWFLPAAKVEQFKTDYPEIMQLFSQRIAAELRQVASQLTYEQERQDILRPYLVTKARRGVIGRSRYAQRLRQQIRDAFDHGQTTCASVLVFGEPGNEKDNIAALIHYGSDYRRQPIIKVDCARLQASGAELFGRVGGKPGLLEALGQGTLILNNVEELPESLVGAIAQLLTQQTYAPVSRDLDEPVPTRPSNARLILISERPIPAVDKVVDAQIKVPPLRVRKADIEDYVNYYISLVSRARGQKKISVTPEAIRRLQAYDFPNNLRELESLVTRALSQVAPDCVLTEEILWPSQSKKKQFRLNLLNAYPALRQFLRSPWWPDRLNYGFTLSVFALVNIMLFVGPQTRDQNIALNLFWVWWWPVILLVFPFLGRVWCAVCPFMIYGEALQTLSLKFWPRQLKRWPRETAERWGGWFLFGLFALILLWEELWDLQNTAYLSSCLLLLITAGAIVFSQIFERRFWCRYLCPIGGMNGLYAKLSMTELRAQQGTCSAECTTYQCYKGGPAKGEGQETGGCPIYSHPAQLEENRDCVLCMTCLKACPHRSVEFNLRPPGIELWTTHTPRFYEVALLFLLLDAVFLHRLPELVSWLPWPVDLSNFWVHGGLAIALLTLPALLPLVAQGGLFLIYQLARTRKPRPFKELAYGYLPLVLMGTLAHYLYLFLNEAGRVLPVSAATIGLSGINLPVLVAHPAVVAFLQGTSLLVGAVLAIGLTQKIARYPLRLLLPQHVAILLLTTALWQLIV, encoded by the coding sequence ATGGTGATAACCACCGCCCACGATCGCTTGATCTGGTTGCAAGAGCGATCGGCGCTCAACGTCCTCAGTGCGGACACGTTAGGGGCGCTGAGCACCCAGCTCGAACTGCGTGCTTTGCCACCCCACCAGCCAGTGGTGATGGCTGATACGCCACCAGAAGGGCTGTTCATCTTGATTGACGGTCGGTTGGAGCATAAGCCCGGGGTGCGGAGTCCGATGAGTTTTTTGCCGGGGTCCGTGCTGAACTTGCGATCGCTCCTCCTCGGTGAACCTGTCGAAAGCACGATCCTGACTCTGAGCCACTGCCAATTCTGGTTTTTGCCAGCGGCCAAGGTAGAGCAGTTCAAGACCGACTATCCCGAAATCATGCAGTTGTTTTCGCAACGCATTGCGGCAGAACTGCGGCAAGTCGCCTCTCAACTCACCTACGAGCAAGAGCGACAGGATATTTTGCGCCCCTATCTGGTGACTAAAGCCCGACGCGGGGTGATTGGTCGCAGTCGCTATGCCCAGCGGCTCCGACAGCAAATTCGCGATGCGTTTGACCACGGTCAGACCACTTGCGCTTCGGTGCTGGTGTTTGGTGAGCCCGGCAACGAAAAAGACAATATTGCGGCGCTGATTCACTACGGGTCTGACTATCGGCGGCAGCCCATCATCAAAGTCGATTGTGCGCGGCTGCAAGCCAGTGGCGCAGAACTGTTTGGCCGCGTGGGCGGCAAGCCGGGACTGCTCGAAGCCCTCGGTCAGGGCACGCTCATTCTCAATAATGTGGAAGAGTTGCCGGAGAGTTTAGTAGGGGCGATCGCTCAACTGCTGACCCAGCAGACGTATGCCCCGGTGAGCCGCGATCTCGACGAGCCAGTGCCTACTCGCCCCAGTAACGCCCGCCTCATTCTGATTTCTGAGCGCCCCATTCCTGCTGTCGACAAAGTTGTTGACGCGCAGATCAAAGTGCCGCCGCTGCGCGTGCGTAAAGCGGATATTGAAGACTACGTTAACTACTACATCAGCTTGGTGAGCCGCGCTCGCGGTCAAAAGAAGATTTCGGTAACCCCAGAAGCGATTCGCCGCCTTCAGGCCTACGACTTTCCCAACAATTTGCGTGAGTTGGAAAGTTTGGTCACGCGAGCCTTATCGCAGGTCGCCCCCGATTGCGTCCTGACCGAAGAAATTCTCTGGCCGTCTCAAAGCAAAAAGAAACAGTTCCGCCTCAACCTGCTGAATGCGTATCCCGCCCTCCGGCAGTTTCTCCGGAGTCCCTGGTGGCCCGATCGCCTCAATTACGGTTTCACGCTCTCGGTGTTCGCTTTAGTGAATATCATGCTGTTTGTTGGGCCGCAAACCCGCGATCAAAATATTGCCCTCAATCTGTTTTGGGTCTGGTGGTGGCCGGTGATCTTGCTGGTCTTCCCGTTCCTGGGGCGGGTTTGGTGTGCCGTTTGCCCGTTCATGATTTACGGTGAGGCGCTACAAACCCTGTCGCTCAAATTCTGGCCCCGACAGTTAAAACGCTGGCCCCGCGAAACGGCTGAGCGCTGGGGCGGTTGGTTTCTCTTTGGGCTATTTGCCCTGATTTTGCTGTGGGAAGAACTGTGGGATTTGCAAAATACAGCGTATTTGTCGTCCTGTTTACTGCTGCTGATTACGGCAGGGGCGATCGTGTTTTCCCAAATTTTTGAGCGCCGATTTTGGTGTCGCTATCTCTGCCCCATCGGCGGCATGAATGGCCTTTATGCCAAGCTCTCAATGACCGAACTGCGGGCTCAGCAGGGCACCTGTTCGGCGGAATGCACCACCTATCAGTGTTATAAAGGTGGGCCGGCCAAGGGAGAAGGGCAGGAAACCGGGGGATGCCCCATTTACTCGCATCCGGCGCAGCTCGAAGAAAATCGAGATTGCGTGCTGTGTATGACTTGTCTCAAAGCGTGTCCCCATCGCTCGGTGGAATTTAACCTGCGCCCTCCCGGCATTGAACTGTGGACCACCCATACGCCTCGTTTCTATGAAGTGGCGTTGCTGTTCCTGCTGTTGGATGCGGTGTTTCTCCATCGGCTGCCGGAATTGGTGTCGTGGCTACCGTGGCCAGTGGATCTGAGCAACTTTTGGGTGCACGGGGGGCTCGCGATCGCCCTCCTTACCCTGCCTGCCCTACTGCCCCTAGTGGCCCAAGGCGGTCTCTTCCTCATTTATCAACTGGCCCGCACCCGCAAGCCACGTCCCTTCAAGGAACTCGCTTATGGCTACTTGCCCCTAGTGCTCATGGGCACGCTGGCTCACTATCTGTACTTGTTTCTCAATGAGGCGGGGCGGGTATTGCCTGTGAGCGCGGCGACCATTGGCCTGTCGGGGATAAACTTGCCCGTATTAGTCGCGCATCCCGCAGTCGTGGCCTTTTTGCAAGGGACTTCGCTGCTGGTCGGAGCGGTGTTAGCGATCGGGCTGACGCAGAAAATCGCGCGTTATCCCCTCCGATTGCTGCTGCCGCAACATGTCGCTATCCTGCTGCTGACGACCGCTCTCTGGCAACTCATCGTGTAG
- the psb34 gene encoding photosystem II assembly protein Psb34, with amino-acid sequence MRYTVEEGGRLNNFAVEPKMYEAEPPTATEKRNYIILGALAFGLVAGVLSLAFVVS; translated from the coding sequence ATGCGCTACACCGTTGAAGAAGGTGGTCGGTTAAACAACTTTGCCGTCGAACCCAAGATGTACGAAGCTGAACCGCCTACCGCTACTGAAAAGCGCAACTATATTATTCTGGGCGCACTGGCTTTTGGGTTGGTTGCAGGCGTTCTGTCTTTGGCCTTCGTCGTCTCCTAA